A genome region from Arachidicoccus soli includes the following:
- a CDS encoding type B 50S ribosomal protein L31, whose protein sequence is MKKGIHPEKYRFVVFKDMSNGTEFLSRSTASSSETTTFEGVEYPVIKLEISNTSHPFYTGKNVLVDTAGRIDKFKKRYAQKK, encoded by the coding sequence ATGAAAAAAGGTATCCATCCAGAAAAGTACCGTTTTGTAGTCTTCAAAGACATGAGTAATGGTACAGAATTTTTATCACGTTCTACTGCTTCATCTAGCGAAACAACTACTTTTGAAGGTGTAGAATACCCGGTTATCAAATTGGAAATTTCCAATACTTCACATCCTTTTTACACAGGTAAAAATGTGTTGGTAGATACTGCCGGTCGTATCGATAAATTCAAAAAACGTTACGCACAGAAGAAATAA
- the clpX gene encoding ATP-dependent Clp protease ATP-binding subunit ClpX: MAKNTHTQCSFCGRSRDEVQILISGTDADICEQCIENAAEIIAQELHSEQAVGKKNTPRKELKVKSPKEIKLFLDQYVIGQEDAKKILSVAVYNHFKRINQKVQNDDVEIEKSNIIMIGETGTGKTLLAKSIAKMLNVPFAIVDATVFTEAGYVGEDIESMLSRLLQNCDYDVAAAEHGIVYIDEIDKIARKSDNPSITRDVSGEGVQQGLLKMLEGTEALVPPQGGRKHPEQKMVKIRTQNILFICGGAFDGIDRIIGRRINTNAIGFSVNKEEQEAQKKNLLQFVNPQDLKTFGLIPELLGRLPVVTHLDPLDKETLRSILTEPKNSLIKQYNRLFELEGVKLSVDDDALDFITEKALEFKLGARGLRSICESILTDAMFDVPGSNIKTFELTLDYAKQQFGSSKLGMMKVA, from the coding sequence ATGGCAAAAAATACGCATACACAATGTTCGTTTTGCGGACGTTCCCGCGATGAAGTTCAAATACTTATTTCAGGTACAGATGCAGATATTTGTGAACAATGTATAGAAAATGCAGCGGAAATAATAGCGCAGGAATTACATTCAGAACAAGCGGTAGGTAAAAAGAATACGCCACGTAAAGAATTAAAGGTGAAGAGTCCAAAAGAAATAAAACTCTTTTTGGATCAATATGTAATCGGACAAGAAGATGCGAAGAAAATATTGTCTGTAGCCGTATATAATCACTTTAAAAGAATTAACCAAAAAGTGCAAAATGATGATGTAGAAATTGAAAAAAGCAATATCATTATGATTGGTGAAACAGGAACAGGTAAAACTTTGTTAGCAAAGAGTATCGCTAAAATGTTGAATGTTCCATTTGCAATAGTTGATGCTACTGTATTTACTGAAGCGGGGTATGTTGGCGAAGACATTGAAAGTATGCTTTCACGGTTGTTGCAAAACTGTGACTATGATGTTGCGGCTGCAGAACACGGAATTGTTTACATTGATGAGATAGATAAAATTGCACGTAAAAGTGATAACCCTTCCATTACGCGTGACGTAAGTGGAGAGGGCGTTCAACAAGGTTTATTGAAGATGTTGGAAGGTACAGAAGCGCTGGTTCCTCCACAAGGCGGACGTAAACACCCTGAACAAAAAATGGTAAAGATTCGTACGCAAAATATCCTCTTTATTTGTGGCGGCGCCTTTGATGGAATTGACAGGATTATTGGGAGACGTATCAATACGAATGCGATTGGATTTAGTGTGAACAAAGAAGAGCAAGAAGCGCAAAAGAAAAACTTATTGCAATTTGTAAACCCTCAAGATTTGAAAACATTTGGATTGATTCCGGAATTGCTGGGTCGTTTGCCCGTAGTTACACATCTCGATCCTTTGGATAAAGAGACATTACGTTCTATTTTGACAGAACCTAAAAATAGTTTGATAAAACAATATAATCGATTGTTTGAATTAGAGGGTGTGAAATTATCGGTAGATGACGATGCACTTGATTTTATTACTGAAAAAGCTTTGGAATTCAAACTAGGTGCGCGCGGATTGAGAAGTATTTGTGAGAGTATTCTTACAGATGCCATGTTTGACGTACCTGGAAGTAATATTAAAACTTTTGAGCTAACACTTGATTATGCGAAGCAACAATTTGGCAGTAGCAAGTTGGGAATGATGAAGGTAGCCTGA
- a CDS encoding ClpP family protease, with product MNLLYKKPFLSEDEEENDEPETPSKNIEEQKTPLLLKKQEELFLEKRAVYLWGVVDDKSAREVVSKLLLLEADKPGEEIKFYINSPGGVVTSGMVIYDTIKLISSPVSTICMGLAASMGSILLSVGEKGKRFIFPHGEVMIHQPSIGGYFQATSADIEIQAEQIEKTKQMGAEILAENCGKTVEQILKDFDRDYYLDAEGAVAYGIVDGILEKL from the coding sequence ATGAATCTGTTATATAAAAAACCCTTCCTTTCGGAAGATGAAGAGGAAAATGACGAACCGGAAACTCCTTCTAAAAATATTGAAGAACAAAAAACGCCGCTATTGTTAAAAAAACAAGAAGAGCTTTTTTTAGAAAAACGCGCTGTGTATTTGTGGGGCGTAGTTGACGATAAATCTGCCAGAGAAGTGGTGAGCAAACTCTTGTTGCTGGAAGCGGATAAGCCCGGTGAAGAAATTAAATTTTACATCAATAGCCCGGGTGGTGTTGTTACCAGCGGAATGGTAATTTATGATACAATTAAGTTAATCTCGTCACCTGTAAGTACGATCTGCATGGGGCTTGCGGCAAGTATGGGGTCTATTCTGTTGAGTGTAGGTGAAAAAGGAAAACGCTTTATTTTTCCACATGGGGAAGTGATGATACACCAACCCAGTATAGGGGGGTATTTTCAAGCGACTTCTGCAGATATCGAAATTCAGGCTGAACAAATTGAAAAGACCAAACAAATGGGTGCCGAAATTTTAGCTGAGAACTGCGGAAAAACAGTGGAACAAATTTTAAAAGATTTTGACCGTGATTATTATTTGGATGCTGAAGGGGCCGTGGCTTATGGAATCGTGGATGGTATATTAGAAAAATTGTAA